GATCCTTTTTTTGTCTGGAAATTAAAACTTTAGCAACTCTAGGGCATCATACCAACTTGACATACGAAACTAGGAAGCCTTATCCATGCAGTGTGTCGTAAATGAATACCCTAGAATCACAAATACTGTCTGCTATAATCATCAATCACAGATAGGCAAAGCTATACTGCAGATATGCATCACTCCAGAATACCTTAACAAGGGCAAACAAGCTGCATCTGTACAATTTGTTAAGTTCCAGTTTTCTGTATTACCATGTATATTTGTTTCCTTTTtcatatatatctatatctatatctataccaatataaaaagacccaaaggggcagatccaactgatctcggccatcaaactaagtcaatccaacgacctagattgCTCCAATGGCGAGCATTCAACGTGTTTAacgtgcaattaatatcataccaaatattgcactaatcaattaacacacaaataataaCATACCTAATATCCGcgtgcaattaatatattgcctaaatattaacgtgcgttgcacgtgcgcaTTTACTAGTACCTTTTAGAAGAACAGGTTCACTATCAATCCCTCTGCGTCCACATCGATTAACTGGGGAGGAAGTGCAAGCAAAGCATACAGGGATAGGCAACTTCAAACAATTGCTACATACCATCCTGCTAACTAAATGTGCTAGGTAAACTGGTGCAGAGTGGACCTATATACAAGTAGCAATTCTCATGCATTGGCAGCATTTCTACTCCATGTGTGTGGTGTGTGAGTGTGTGCATCTATGTTGTAATAAACTTCCTTGAAAATAATAGGTTAGGTGATCAACATCTCATATTTGGCCTTCCTTGAAACAATTATACTTATCCAGATACTGATTGTTTTTCTGCGAGGAACCCAGAAACCAACtcgtcatacatatgttcattggaGCAAAGAAAAACCCACCTACTGTCCTTCAATATGTGTCAAAAATATATATTTTACATCAAAGACATGACCTGGTCGCTTCAATTCAAAATCGTCACAGTTCATGTTCTCGGATAGGTGTGTATACGTCAAAGACTCAGTCTGCATGGCAGAAACCCACGCTTGTTTGCGGTTTGCTTAAGTGTATTGTGATGAACTTATTTTATATAATTTGCTGTGGAAAAATAGCCACGGCAGCTGAATAAAGTTGGTCAGCCAGACAGAAAAATAGGCAAAAGCTGGATTATCACAATCCACCTCGATGCCAAACACAGCATAAAAAGGGCACTGTTGTACTGAACCATTTTACACAAACACCTCAGAAAATAAACACTACACCATAATATAACTATTCTGGGTTCTGAGTTAAAACAAACCGTCTACCTCTGATGATCTTTACTAAATCACTCTCAAACAGTAGAAGCCCAATCACGCAACTATACCCAATGCCAGAGCCCTAACATCTGTGATATCTGTTGTACGGAGTAGGATCTGGGCTTATGACTTAACTCACTGAAGGTTGAGACCTTAGCCTATTGTTCCCTCCAGTTCATTAAAAAGTGATGTTCTGGACATATCTTAGTTCAAACATTCTTTTATTTTTTActtgtaatactccctccgttcacttttgtaagtcatttcagacaactgaaAATGGGCTGCTTTGCAcgctgtctgaaatgtcttcaacgccttataaaagtgaacagagggagtaccattTTAAAATTTTGGATTATAAACTTCAAAACCATACTCATAGATTTGTTTTCTAAAAGTACTTTCCTGAGTATATAATTTTATTCTGTTTTATACATAACACTACCAGAAATAAGTGGCCGAAGTTAGTACATCCTGAAAAACCATGTAACCGTCTAAAAATTTCCTTATTTATGAACTGGAGAGCTTATTAAAGAAGCTCATTATGCCCCCACCATGCATTTTCGCTTATTAGATTCTAAAGGTAAAACCCTCCAAACTCGTTTTTTAAGAGAATCCATAATTGCAGCAATAATAAGAATGTGCTATGAACATGAAAAAAATTCCATCCTCAAACAGTTTCCGTGTTGGATCTTTAGGCGGGAAGGTGGTAATGACCTTTTTATTTATGAGCAAATACATTAGGTAATGAGAAACAATATAATGGAAACAGAAAGGCACATAAGGATACGTGCAGGTACCAGTAAATGCTATAGAGCTATAACACTAACAATTGACTTATTTATAGACTAACTCGTTTCTGGCTTTCTGCAATACCCCAAGTGCCTAAAAGGAGGATTTGTTCTAAAACTGGAAAGGTTGTCAAAGTAGAATTTATGATTTTACTCAAGACAAGGTATCATATTACTAGAAGACAGAGACACCGTGTTTGGCTGCACATAGATCAGATTAATCCAGTGctccctccgtatcaaaatataagatgtttttgccttTCAAATTTcaatttgaactgcaaaaacgtcttatgttTTGGTACAGAGGTAGTACATTGAAAAAAATAGTGATATAAGCAGTGGACAATGAATAAATTCTTCCAGACAAATTGAGAAATAAGTATGAGCCACGTAAGCATCTCAATGTCATAACAAAAGCATATTGCCCACTCCAAGGAAATCATGTATGTCATGTGCTGCTCAAACTTAAAAGTTAATTGATAAGGTCTAAACTGCCCAACTAGAAACCACACCAATAAGAGCTAGAGCCTAGAGCTCATGCTTTTTTTCGGGCATCTAGGTCATTGTCTATAAATATACAACTACATAATAAGTAGGGGGAAGTACTGAGAGGCTACATTCACTGTTCAAAATATGGGCCAATATTCAAGTTAACTGCTACTCGGCACCTCACCAAATTAAATAACCCCTAATTGGCTCATTAAATGGTTCAACCAATTTATCGGTCTGACAGCCGATAAAAGGACGAATTATCAGGTGACCCGATTAACTGCCAGAGGAGGTACATAGCTTATCTGGCCCAAAATGTAGCCTGTTTTCCTCCCCTCTCCCAGCCGCCCCGCGATCTAGGTGTTCAGGTTCCCACTCCTTGTCCTAGAGGAGCAGCCGCCTCTGCCCCAACTAGCCGCCGGTGAAGTCAGCAAGCCcgcgcctcccccctcctccaGGAGCCTCCTCTCTCCTGGTAATGATGTGTATGTATGTTGTTGTGCTGCTACTAATGTGTACAATAACATGTCTAGACAtctagtacagtgcatgttgctatgtagcctaggatataTAGATATAGCCCTAGTTAAACCTAACCGATAAATTCAGTTAATAGGCCGATTAACCGATTAATCTCCACTCGGCCCCCAACCGAGCAGCAACCGGTTACCGATATCCTAAACATTGGCTACATTCCAACAGGAGCATCATGGACCTACCCACACTAAGGTCCGTCTATGATTTACATGacatgtcagttttgagttggtagtGTTGCTCTGAATCTCCCACCCTCTCTCCTCTACTCTTATCCAACATGTCTTATCAAATTCCTCCCTTCTCAACCATTCCTTCTTAGGTCCTTAATTTTTGCTGCCCTTATTTTCTTCGATCAATTGACTATTTAGAAATAGCAGTCAGCCGGTGACAGAAAGAGCTACCGCACAAAGGCACAGACTTTCCTCTAGCCAACACAGGCATATCAAATTGCATGGAAAAGAAACATACCAAGAGGCAAGAACATTGCTACCACTATCAGGCTGAAATTAATTATCATATCACAATGCTATGCTTAAAAACTAATTACCAATGGATCCGATTAATTTAGTCTAGAAACAAGACGAGTAGAGAATGAAAGAGCAAAATAATCCATCTCACCCGACGGAGTCGAGGACATCCCtggagatcttcatcttcttggtgGCGCCCTTGTGCAGGTCTTCCAGACTGCACGCTAGCTGCCGCTCGATCGCCGCTCCCTTCCTCGCCGACCCTCCGGACGCCTCCCCTGACCCTGGAGAGAAtcctgcagcggcggcggcggcagcgttgGCGGCGCACCCCGGGACAGACTGCGGAGCGCTGCCTCCGCTCCAGGGGCCGCGCGGCCCCTGCCCGAAGTACGAACCCCCGAACATCTCCTGGAAGATCTCGTCGGCGCTCCTCGGATGGAAGCGGAACCCGGGGCCGCCGCCGAATCCGTGCGCGTGCGCGGCGGAGGGGGAGGGCGGGGCGACGCCCGCCTTGATCCCCTCCTCGCCGTACTGATCGTAGATGGCGCGCTTATCCGGGTCGCTGAGCACCTGCGaggagacagagagagagaccgtAAGGCGACAGATTCAGAGggttcttggcggcggcggcggcaatggaGGGAGGGAGGGACGTACGTCGTAGGCCACGGAGACCTGCTTGAAGAGGGTGTCGGCCTGCGGGGAGGGGTTCTTGTCCGGGTGGTACTTCATGACGAGGCGGCGGTAGGCCTTCTTGAGTTCGTCGTCGGTGGCGCCGCGGCCGACGCCGAGCACCTTGTAGTAGTCCGCCTCCATCGACGGCGACGGCTGATGCGGCAGGTGGTTGCGGCTCCCGACTTGGGATTGGCTTTGGCTGGTTGCGGACGACAGGGAGGGGGGAGGACGAGGGTTTTGCTTCCCCTCTGTTCGTCCTTGATGAGATGGGGTTtgttttgggcttttctctttttgTTGTGTTATTTGTTTTGGTGAGGGACTCTTCTTGCTCTATTTGTTGTTGGAGACACATATAATTCTTGCTATATCGAATCATGTGTACATATTCTCAAACAAAGCTTAACCATCTTGCCTGTATTTAGTATGTGTGCATAAGAATATTTGAGAAAATAGTTATTATCCATAGCTATTACTAATATATTTTTACTGGCTGAAAGAGATTTTGGGTCCAGCATTATCTTCTTATCTGCTGAAATGATCTAACTTTGTATTTCTCAATCTTAATTGTAACAAGTTGTGTCAGGTGATGCCTGTAATTCGTAGAGATTTTTAGATAATAAATGTTGCTTTTATCCTCGCTTGATATATTTCTCCAGTCGGTTTCGAAACTTTATTTCTCTACCCGCCTACAATTGTGGACTGTGGACTATGACTTAATTTAACAAATCTATCAATAGTTTGACTTTGTGTAGTTCCATAGAATAATGGTAACTTTTCTTTCTTAACTGCTAATTGAGAGCTGATATTCGCTCTCCATTCATATACaacctttttttctctctcttaccAGCCTTTATGGTCGTCAAGTTTTCGTCTTTGTATCTTATTGCGGCCTTTTCTAGAGCTTATGCATTTTTTTCCAACAATGATATTTCATGGAACGTGCATTTGTTTTTTTTTGTGAGAGAAATTTTCAATCTATTCGTCAATCATGGCAATAGAGAGAACActagaggtaataaaaattacaacctgATCCATGAATCACCTAGCGACGATTATAAGCACTAGAGCGAGCCGAAgacgcgccgctgtcatcgcctcTCCCTCAAAGGAGTCGGGCaaatcttgttgtagtagacagtcgggaagtcgttgtGCTAAGCCCCCAAAAGACCGGTGCACTAGTGCAACACTTATAATTTTTTAAGTAGCCATCCATTAAATATGTAATTTCTCATTTTGCTCTTTTAGTTTCAATCAGCACATCTTCCAATTAGGCACATAACATACGCATGACACACATGGTATTGTAGCACCTTCATGTAAGTATCCCTATAGTAATTGTCCCAACAAAAAGTGGAGGAGGGTATTTATGAGTGGTGTTTCAGTCACTGATATgtttccaacatatctactttttcaaatacttttgctcttgttttgccacctaatttgcatgattcgagtgaaactaatccggactgacgcaattttcagtagaactaccttggtgttgttttttgtgcaaaaaAAGTTCTCAAAATTGgaagaaacttcatggagaattattttggaataaataaaaatactaGAGCAAATTGTTACCAGAGGGAAGCCACCCAGGGCCAACAAGCCCAGGGGCACGACCACCCCCAAGCAGCACCATCCAGGCTTGTGGGGCCACTGGGCTTCTGTCTGACCTAATTCCAACACTATATATTCCATCTTCatgagaaaaaaacaaagaaaaagtttcattgctttttatgatatggagccaccgccacctcatgttcttcgTCGGGAACCCTGATCTGAAGTCCGTTTGTGGCTCCGGGGAGAGGGATCTTGTTAGTGCAATGTTTTGCCCCCTTGTATTTTGAAGATTGTTGCCAGAAACATgcatggactgatttgtttgctagtgcacacgaaGAGAAATAGCCCATGCAAGCCCGAGGAAATGATGTATTCGTTCACCAAAGAATATCTGCGCTGCAAAGAAGGATGGGCTACATCTTGTGAAGACATGTATGCGAGAAGATTCTACCGAAGGAGTTGACCCCTTAAAAATTATTGCTGACGTGAAGCATTATCTGTTCGGAGTGTCCGAGGAAAATTGGACTGCTATCGAGGAGATTGAAGGCGAAGTGAGGATGTAGCATTTATTTCGCTATTCTTTTGTCTTTCTCTTTTGAGTCGTAGGACCTTCgtgctattaagaggggtataggttctctaATCTTAGGTCCACTATGACGCTTAGCCGAAACCTATGGAAGACTGAGAGAAATCTCTTTATGCTTCTAATGATTACCTATCAAAAGAAGACATTGTTCTTCGGTGTTGCAGGAGATATCTTTCAGAATGAGGAGATAGCATTTCTTGCTTGGTAAGGAATGCTACCGTTGTGCCCAGAATTCGACCGTTGGAAATGTGTCGTTCGACCATTGACTGATCTACATgtccaatttggtcatttcccatcagggaaggctgcggctataaatagtCACCCCGCTCCAACATTGCCCGTTGGCTGCTTCCCTTAAGATTTCTAAGAAGATTGATTGAGCATCCCCTCTTTGAGatatttgagtttaaaatccaccgagagaaaatcAAGAGCCGAAACTTAGACAGTGGTTGAGCATCACAGTTGATCTGAGTCAGGGtccttgtacctattactcttgagagctgcgcaCTCTCTAGATGGATAAGTGACAGCTTGAGTGACGAAGAgtaattgtcttcaccaagcaaattcttcagcaaccaagagtagTTATGGTTCGCTAAGAAGTCTGTCGAAGGTTTGGAGATCACCGACAAGTACCATGAGTGAAATAAATTGGAGTCTGATCAGCTCTGAGTTGAAGGAGAATAGGACGGAGAGAGGTTTGCTCGTGTATTCAATCACAAGCCCCTCCAACCAGACTACTCCTTTGGTAGAAGGGCGAACTGGTCCAAATCTCtctgtcgccatcgagcaccagTGGTCCACTCTACTTAGTGCTTTTCATTCGGCAGTTTACTTTCGTGCTCGGTACCGATAGAATTATCTGGTCTACCAGTTATTAGTGTGTGTATTTATTTCATTCTTTGTTTGCTTCGTTTCAGTTAGTTCTCATTCATTTCAGTACTTGGTTGCTTTGCTCGCTCTTTTATCAGTTCCATAGTTGTAGTTTGTATTAATCTCATGTTACTTCATCTGTTAGCTTACATCATTACCATTGTGATAGTTAAACATGTGATCTTCTATGCACGAACAATTATAGCATCTTTCCTCGAAAGATTTGCTCCACTCTGATTTACCTGTTTACCTCTTGCTCTACCGAACTTACTCTGTTGCTTTGATTGGGTTTGATTCAACTTTTGCAAgaatttttgaatctcccattcaccccctctggtgGATATACTCTTGGTccaaatgatgacccacaagtataggggatcaatctttgtcctttcaataagtaagagtgtcgaacccaatgaggagcagaaggaaatgacaagtggttttcagcaaggtaatttctgccagcactgaaattgtcggtaacaagtagtttgatagaaaCGTAATTTGTAGCAActaacaagtaacaatagtaacaatagtaacaataagttcagcaaggtagctcaatcctttttgtagcaaaggacatgctGGAACGATCTCAGATAATAAGTAAaatgttcttgagggcacacgggaatttcatttagtcactttcatcatattggtttgatttgcgttctctactttgataatttgatatgttgttggacaggtgcttgggtgttgttcttacttgaacaagcctcccacttatgattaaccccctcacaagcatctgcaactacgaaagaagtattaagataaaatctaaccatagcattaaacatatggattcaaattaaatcagccccttacgaaaatagcgcataaactaggtttaagcttctgtcactctagcaacccatcatctaataactactccaaaatgcattcccttaggctcaaagatggtgaaatgtcatgtagtcgactttcacataacaccactaagggaatcacaacatacatatcatcaaaatatcgaacacatatcaaattcacattatTACTTGCaacatgcactactgcaggatgctgctaacgtgacactatgatcagagacccttcaacgaaattgtgtgcgatgcaataatcgcaattggtggtgtaaaaaaccatcaaaaaaggtgcaaaatgtttgcgatgatggatgcatcaagcacggttcagattttagttgtgtgtgcgatgcagggcatacgattcagttcaattaactatttatgatgaggaggaacaaaagaaacgggcagtcagatgaaggtgtgtgtgatatacatcatacggttcactcggatgaattgtttgtgatgaggagcAACAGCAGAAAcggcagctagataaaggtgtgtgcgattgagggcatatgcttcagaaggattaactgtttgcgattaggcaacagaacagaaatggtcagtcagatcaaagtgtctgcgattgatggcatacacttcacacggatgaactgtttgcggttagccacaacaaacagaaacaattagacagatcaacgtgtgCGCGCTAGacaggcacacattctaattaaaagaagcgggcgcgatggtaataacgaccgcgcatggttgttggaacaagacgtgtgctgacattgcctattgcgatgcatcctatggtgcaaacgccacgtaagcGACCGAGAAAGTTACGCCTTCCGGGAAAAGTGCCGCacttagaaccgtcaataaattttgagcctgcatcctgtcacattccaaattactaccatgctatatttacttgcatacctgttcacaccgatcaaaacctaaacggtttcccacttaggagcgtattagtacttcgTTATAAATACTacgactccaagatgactgcacattcctcatcaactcctcatccacaaaaacaaacaagtcattcatcatcgttcccttgcgcctgccatggccagcgtgagttctgggtcgagagattgccaccagggagaggcgagcatggaagcggaagcacgagagatctcccgcctcgccgcgaaagcagccggCATGTCCCCCGCGCGGccctagcagcacagaggtcccaccaTGCCGCCgaacagcacggaggtcccgccgtgccgtcgatgcagcagactagtcTGGTCGTGCCGTGGAAGCAAAagagatgtcccaccgcgccgcgaatgcagcagagatgtcctcccgcgtcgtggcggcctgggaaaatatctcgtgggcaggcgaggactcttacaggcgcatgcatgcgatcgtccatagccagatggatcagatctctggctgggcgagggtgcatgacgacatgaaagcctcactTGAAcaagctaccggcgtcatccggcaactaaatgagagcaatgcgaagctccgggccgagcgcgacctgttgagggcgaagatcgtcggaagtgcggagcagcaggaggagaccattgccttgttgaagaggaccggtgtcatcatcgagaaacttatggacgagaatgacatgctgcgCATCAAggacagaaggctggtggaggaatccgtggatgctctcaagcaacatattgaggacaagaaagagatcATCGCCACTCGCTGCAGAGACTAGTCCCTGCggcctgcagcaacacatcaagaaagtagacatcagcgagccagatcgttgtcttccttcttcttttgcccttgtatattttgggcgttgccgcatgtggcttttttaattgtgttcctaaatatgtaagacaattattatgtaCTGTCATCGTCctgatattcatcagtcttgctataagtcgcattcgatgctatataggtccgtcggatcttacatcaaga
The sequence above is a segment of the Triticum dicoccoides isolate Atlit2015 ecotype Zavitan chromosome 1A, WEW_v2.0, whole genome shotgun sequence genome. Coding sequences within it:
- the LOC119363146 gene encoding dnaJ homolog subfamily B member 4-like; translation: MEADYYKVLGVGRGATDDELKKAYRRLVMKYHPDKNPSPQADTLFKQVSVAYDVLSDPDKRAIYDQYGEEGIKAGVAPPSPSAAHAHGFGGGPGFRFHPRSADEIFQEMFGGSYFGQGPRGPWSGGSAPQSVPGCAANAAAAAAAGFSPGSGEASGGSARKGAAIERQLACSLEDLHKGATKKMKISRDVLDSVGKPMSVEEILTIDIKPGWKKGTKITFPEKGNETRNVIPSDLVFIIEERAHPKFKRDGNDLVYTHKISLVDALTGCAVQLTTLDGRSLTVPVKSVISPTYEEVVQGEGMPITREPSKKGNLRIKFQIKFPTALTADQKAGVQQLLS